A genome region from Pan troglodytes isolate AG18354 chromosome 3, NHGRI_mPanTro3-v2.0_pri, whole genome shotgun sequence includes the following:
- the LOC107973110 gene encoding zinc finger protein 532-like produces MADRSTPWLTSQLPDCSAMLPWKTSLNELTSDLVKEAFIGVLDKRSFKSKSPGPVHTQGEEVTQKHEYQEKKAVTNNTTVKATVISAASVQSASSAIIKAANAIQQQTVVVPASSLANAKLVPKTVHLANLNLLPQGAQATSELRQVLTKPQQQIKQAIINAAASQPPKKVSRVQVVSSLQSSVVEAFNKVLSSVNPVPVYIPNLSPPANAGITLPTHGYKCLECGDSFALEKSLTQHYDRRSVRIEVTCNHCTKNLVFYDKCSLLSHARGHKEKGVVMQCSHLILKPVPADQMIVSPSSNTSTSTSTLQSPVGAGTHTVTKIQSGITGTVISAPSSTPITPAMPLDEDPSKLCRHSLKCLECNEIFQDETSLATHFQQAADTSGQKTCTICQMLLPNQCSYASHQRIHQHKSPYTCPECGAICRSVHFQTHVTKNCLHYTRRVGFRCVHCNVVYSDVAALKSHIQGSHCEVFYKCPICPMAFKSAPSTHSHAYTQHPGIKIGEPKIIYKCSMCDTVFTLQTLLYRHFDQHIENQKVCVFKCPDCSLLYAQKQLMMDHIKSMHGTLKSIEGPPNLGINLPLSIKPATQNSANQNKEDTKSMNGKEKLEKKSPSPVKKSMETKKVASPGWTCWECDCLFMQRDVYISHVRKEHGKQMKKHPCRQCDKSFSSSHSLCRHNRIKHKGIRKVYACSHCPDSRRTFTKRLMLEKHVQLMHGIKDPDLKEMTDATNEEETEIKEDTKVPSPKRKLEEPVLEFRPPRGAITQPLKKLKINVFKVHKCAVCGFTTENLLQFHEHIPQHKSDGSSYQCRECGLCYTSHVSLSRHLFIVHKLKEPQPVSKQNGAGEDNQQENKPSHEDESPDGAVSDRKCKVCAKTFETEAALNTHMRTHGMAFIKSKRMSSAEK; encoded by the coding sequence AAGAAAGCTGTGACTAACAACACCACGGTGAAAGCCACGGTCATATCTGCTGCCTCTGTCCAGAGTGCCAGCAGCGCTATCATTAAAGCTGCCAACGCCATCCAGCAGCAAACTGTCGTGGTGCCGgcatccagcctggccaatgccaAACTCGTGCCAAAGACTGTGCACCTTGCCAACCTTAACCTTTTGCCTCAGGGTGCCCAGGCCACCTCTGAACTCCGCCAAGTGCTAACCAAACCTCAGCAACAAATAAAGCAGGCAATAATCAATGCAGCAGCCTCGCAACCCCCCAAAAAGGTGTCTCGAGTCCAGGTGGTGTCGTCCTTGCAGAGTTCTGTGGTGGAAGCTTTCAACAAGGTGCTGAGCAGTGTCAATCCAGTCCCTGTTTACATCCCAAACCTCAGTCCTCCCGCCAATGCAGGGATCACATTACCGACGCATGGGTACAAGTGCTTGGAGTGTGGGGACTCCTTTGCACTTGAAAAGAGTCTGACCCAGCACTACGACAGACGGAGCGTGCGCATCGAAGTAACGTGCAACCATTGTACAAAGAACCTCGTTTTTTACGACAAATGCAGCCTCCTTTCCCATGCCCGTGGGCATAAGGAGAAAGGGGTGGTAATGCAATGCTCCCACTTAATTTTAAAGCCAGTCCCAGCAGATCAAATGATAGTTTCTCCGTCAAGCAATACTTCCACTTCAACTTCCACTCTTCAGAGCCCTGTGGGAGCTGGCACACACACTGTTACAAAAATTCAGTCTGGCATAACTGGGACAGTCATATCGGCTCCTTCAAGCACTCCCATCACCCCAGCCATGCCCCTAGATGAAGACCCCTCCAAACTGTGTAGACATAGTCTAAAATGTTTGGAGTGTAATGAAATCTTCCAGGACGAGACATCACTGGCTACACATTTCCAGCAGGCTGCAGATACGAGTGGACAAAAGACTTGCACTATCTGCCAGATGCTGCTTCCTAACCAGTGCAGTTATGCATCACACCAGAGAATCCATCAGCACAAATCTCCCTACACCTGCCCTGAGTGTGGGGCCATCTGCAGGTCGGTGCACTTTCAGACCCACGTCACCAAGAACTGTCTGCACTACACGAGGAGAGTTGGTTTTCGATGTGTGCATTGCAATGTTGTGTACTCTGATGTGGCTGCTCTGAAGTCTCACATTCAAGGTTCTCACTGTGAAGTCTTCTACAAGTGTCCTATTTGTCCAATGGCGTTTAAGTCTGCCCCAAGCACACATTCCCACGCCTACACACAGCATCCTGGCATCAAGATAGGAGaaccaaaaataatatataagtgTTCCATGTGCGACACTGTGTTCACCCTGCAAACCTTGCTGTATCGCCACTTTGACCAACACATTGAAAACCAGAAGGTGTGTGTTTTCAAGTGTCCAGACTGTTCTCTTTTATATGCACAGAAGCAACTTATGATGGACCATATCAAGTCTATGCATGGAACATTGAAAAGTATTGAAGGGCCTCCAAACTTGGGTATAAACTTGCCTTTGAGCATTAAGCCTGCAACTCAAAATTCAGCAAATCAGAACAAAGAGGACACCAAATCCATGAATGGGAAAGAGAAATTGGAAAAGAAATCTCCATCTCCTGTGAAAAAATCAATGGAAACCAAGAAAGTGGCCAGTCCTGGGTGGACGTGTTGGGAGTGTGACTGCCTGTTCATGCAGAGAGATGTGTACATATCCCACGTGAGGAAGGAGCACGGGAAGCAAATGAAGAAACACCCCTGCCGCCAGTGTGACAAGTCTTTCAGCTCGTCCCACAGCCTGTGCCGGCACAACCGGATCAAGCACAAAGGCATCAGGAAAGTGTACGCCTGCTCGCACTGCCCAGACTCCAGACGTACCTTTACCAAACGTTTGATGCTGGAGAAGCACGTCCAGCTGATGCATGGCATCAAGGACCCTGACCTGAAAGAAATGACAGATGCCACCAAtgaggaggaaacagaaataaaagaagacactaAGGTCCCCAGTCCCAAGCGGAAGTTGGAAGAACCAGTTCTGGAGTTCAGGCCTCCCCGAGGAGCAATCACTCAACCACTGAAAAAGCTGAAAAtcaatgtttttaaggttcacaAGTGTGCCGTGTGTGGCTTCACCACCGAAAACCTGCTGCAATTCCACGAACACATCCCTCAGCACAAATCGGATGGTTCTTCCTACCAGTGCCGGGAGTGTGGCCTCTGCTACACGTCTCACGTCTCTCTGTCCAGGCACCTCTTCATTGTACACAAGTTAAAGGAACCTCAGCCAGTGTCCAAGCAAAATGGGGCTGGGGAAGATAACCAACAGGAGAACAAACCCAGCCACGAGGATGAATCCCCTGATGGCGCCGTGTCAGACAGAAAGTGCAAAGTGTGCGCAAAAACTTTTGAAACTGAAGCTGCCTTAAATACTCACATGCGGACACACGGCATGGCCTTCATCAAATCCAAAAGGATGAGCTCAGCCGAGAAATAG